A section of the Marinimicrobium koreense genome encodes:
- a CDS encoding TonB-dependent receptor produces the protein MTNNSSFKRKLIASVVASSAMVGLASGAHAQDGDEAMLEEIVVTGIRASLTRAMDIKRDSRGIVDAISAEDIGKFPDTNLAESLQRITGVSIDRRDGEGAKVTVRGLGPDFNLVTLNGRQMPGATLEATVASGSRSFDFANLASEGVTGVEVYKTARADVPPGGMGATINILTPRPLELDSRASIGVKGVMDESSVDSELTPEISGIFTDTYADGKFGVAVTASYQERQGGSAAAQIGTGWRSFPGTVVQDWSGAPGVTNEWGGVDFANGNHQNQPAAEDVYSTPQQMGYAFTEFERKRTNGQLTLQFAPNEDLTTTLDYTYSQNEIDSEYNDVGGWFNFGGQSTIFTDNESPSVQTPLLYSEDMTNGDLPFGVGEQSSLYENNSVGFNVEWNPIDPLTLSLDVHSSEAEARPNNPYGNSVGIAVSAYVRDQTTLNVKGDMPVLILDIVDGAGGSSLRTEDLQVSGSFFRNSQMKHEIDQVQLDGEWEFNDAMRLQFGIARTESDYRSAFSNVQRDTWGGLGEAGDMPADFFTRETILDRFDKEYADTTSEEMAFLGGSNTMPLNERFAFNFQDVRDFAAANYDDGSGPADCAEGGSFYCAAAPDQFNEIYEDSDSAYVQFNWDTFVAEMPLGVNAGVRYESTEVSTPATAQSYGPIEWVAANEFTMPTVGDADSVIDSGDYDFLLPSLDLSLEVVQDVILRASYGQSIARPNWLDLRGGTSYSQGVRVNGGTASRGNPGLEPFKSDNFDLSAEWYYGEASYVSVGYFQKEVENFLGSRVVREEAPLANTPHPALGERAQAAIDSGIAPNDVGAIRQYIFDNFPDPETAYMDGSGNIIIVGIPGEDPNSPFDVTETANSDQTVDIDGWELAVQHNFWDTGFGVIANYTLVDESTEFDNMVLRDPQFAITGVSDTANLIAFYEKDGWQARIAYNWRDSFLASTASGTGNNPIYVDEYSQVDLNVSYDVTDNLSVFFEGLNLTEESGRNFGRADEQVLGFYQGYARYNIGARYSF, from the coding sequence ATGACCAACAACAGCAGTTTCAAGCGCAAGCTTATCGCCTCCGTCGTCGCGTCTTCCGCGATGGTCGGCCTGGCCAGCGGTGCCCACGCCCAAGACGGTGACGAGGCAATGCTGGAAGAAATCGTGGTTACCGGTATTCGGGCCAGTTTGACTCGTGCCATGGATATCAAGCGGGACTCCCGCGGTATCGTGGATGCGATCTCCGCCGAAGACATCGGTAAGTTCCCGGATACCAACCTTGCTGAATCGCTTCAGCGGATCACCGGTGTCTCGATCGACCGTCGCGACGGTGAAGGGGCCAAAGTGACCGTTCGTGGTCTGGGGCCGGACTTCAACCTGGTGACTCTGAACGGTCGTCAGATGCCCGGCGCGACTCTGGAAGCCACTGTCGCCTCCGGCTCCCGCTCTTTTGACTTTGCCAATCTGGCTTCGGAAGGTGTGACCGGCGTTGAAGTGTACAAGACCGCCCGCGCCGACGTTCCCCCGGGTGGTATGGGTGCTACCATCAATATCCTGACCCCGCGTCCGCTGGAGCTGGACTCTCGCGCCTCAATCGGCGTCAAGGGCGTTATGGATGAATCATCGGTGGATAGTGAGCTGACCCCGGAAATCTCCGGCATTTTCACCGATACCTATGCCGACGGTAAGTTCGGTGTGGCAGTCACTGCCAGCTACCAGGAGCGCCAAGGCGGGTCCGCTGCCGCTCAAATCGGTACTGGCTGGCGCTCATTCCCGGGCACAGTAGTGCAGGATTGGAGCGGTGCCCCCGGTGTCACCAACGAATGGGGTGGCGTCGACTTCGCCAACGGTAATCACCAGAACCAGCCGGCAGCGGAAGATGTGTACTCCACACCGCAACAGATGGGCTACGCCTTTACCGAGTTTGAGCGCAAGCGGACCAACGGTCAGTTGACCTTGCAGTTTGCGCCCAACGAAGATCTGACCACCACGCTGGACTATACCTATAGTCAGAACGAGATCGACTCTGAGTACAACGACGTAGGTGGCTGGTTCAACTTTGGCGGTCAAAGCACCATCTTCACTGACAATGAGTCGCCTTCGGTTCAGACTCCGCTGCTGTACTCCGAAGACATGACCAACGGTGACCTGCCGTTTGGTGTCGGTGAGCAGTCCTCACTCTACGAGAACAACTCCGTCGGCTTCAATGTCGAGTGGAATCCCATCGATCCGCTGACTCTGTCTCTGGATGTGCATAGCTCTGAGGCAGAAGCCCGGCCTAACAACCCATACGGCAACAGCGTCGGTATCGCGGTTTCCGCTTATGTGCGTGACCAGACCACCTTGAATGTCAAAGGTGATATGCCGGTCCTGATCCTGGATATCGTCGACGGTGCCGGCGGAAGCTCCCTGCGCACAGAAGACCTGCAGGTGTCCGGTAGCTTCTTCCGTAACAGCCAGATGAAGCACGAAATCGACCAGGTTCAGCTCGACGGTGAGTGGGAATTCAACGACGCCATGCGTCTGCAGTTCGGTATTGCCCGCACTGAAAGCGACTATCGCTCAGCCTTCTCCAACGTCCAGCGTGACACTTGGGGTGGTTTGGGTGAGGCCGGTGATATGCCTGCCGACTTCTTTACCCGTGAGACAATCCTCGATCGCTTCGACAAAGAGTATGCGGACACCACTTCGGAAGAGATGGCGTTCCTGGGCGGTTCCAATACCATGCCGCTGAATGAGCGTTTTGCATTCAACTTCCAGGATGTTCGTGATTTCGCTGCCGCCAATTACGATGACGGCTCCGGTCCGGCCGACTGTGCCGAAGGTGGTTCGTTCTACTGCGCTGCCGCTCCGGATCAGTTCAATGAGATTTATGAAGACTCGGATAGCGCCTACGTCCAGTTCAACTGGGATACCTTTGTGGCCGAAATGCCCTTGGGCGTCAATGCCGGCGTTCGCTATGAGTCGACCGAAGTCAGCACTCCAGCGACGGCCCAAAGCTACGGTCCGATCGAGTGGGTAGCCGCGAACGAGTTCACCATGCCGACTGTCGGCGACGCTGACTCCGTGATTGATAGCGGTGACTATGACTTCCTGCTCCCCTCGCTGGATCTGAGCCTGGAAGTGGTTCAGGATGTGATCCTGCGTGCTTCTTACGGCCAGAGCATCGCTCGTCCCAACTGGCTGGACCTGCGTGGTGGAACCAGCTACAGCCAGGGTGTACGGGTCAATGGCGGTACCGCCAGCCGCGGCAACCCCGGTCTGGAGCCGTTCAAGTCTGACAACTTCGATCTGTCGGCGGAATGGTATTACGGGGAAGCGAGCTATGTGTCCGTGGGTTACTTCCAGAAAGAAGTGGAAAACTTCCTGGGTTCACGTGTGGTGCGTGAAGAAGCGCCTCTGGCCAACACCCCACATCCGGCACTGGGTGAACGCGCCCAAGCGGCCATCGATAGTGGTATCGCGCCGAACGATGTGGGCGCTATTCGCCAGTACATCTTCGATAACTTCCCTGATCCCGAAACCGCCTATATGGACGGAAGCGGCAATATCATCATTGTCGGTATTCCCGGTGAGGATCCCAACTCTCCGTTTGACGTGACTGAAACGGCCAACTCTGACCAGACTGTCGACATTGACGGTTGGGAATTGGCGGTTCAGCATAACTTCTGGGATACTGGATTTGGTGTGATTGCCAACTACACTCTGGTAGATGAAAGCACCGAGTTTGACAACATGGTGCTGCGTGACCCGCAGTTTGCGATTACCGGTGTCAGTGATACCGCCAACCTGATTGCCTTCTATGAAAAAGACGGCTGGCAGGCGCGGATTGCCTACAACTGGCGGGATTCTTTCCTGGCCTCAACCGCTTCCGGAACGGGCAACAACCCGATCTATGTGGATGAGTACAGTCAGGTGGACCTGAACGTAAGCTACGACGTGACCGATAATCTGTCCGTCTTCTTCGAGGGCTTGAACCTCACCGAAGAGAGCGGTCGCAACTTCGGCCGTGCTGATGAGCAGGTTCTGGGTTTCTACCAGGGCTACGCTCGCTACAACATCGGCGCTCGCTACAGCTTCTAA
- a CDS encoding glycosyl hydrolase, producing MSRARVVFSVVVLGVALAGCQPPGEHGAGSVSLSIQPQSYQCQEERGQARLTSAGVVKAQVPSCGGMVQPLPLQPNVVAPAARKPTMAHRWWGNVTFFGAHAVDDPDGPGHITPDPLMARITERGMRLMGMPAGLGVQEKGVTYPVPEPLSEVFDGIAVANSQFDRLDAYVRDYSDGTVSLEWRNGHRPVMSATFVQGSPYVYLSVFRGDLQIRTLEPDGERKGIFYRQGNTLGLWTDVSGNRNHFLLTGHGTTEFTGVNGSEITAASRNSHFTLTWLPAPQSGPSAAMIGDFIAHARQPVDEVEVDYRVDPDSYRVTVSHQYRYRSEPVKTLAGLQPLQWKNSKQALTDYEVRSARGVMRFAVTGSFAYELPSVGVLPGLPAGLGDYDPQRLRALVHDFMAQDPQDWNRATDTYFAGKNYGKVAELALLAREEGLEPEANRLIDWLKSELEDWFTVDPAEQTRYFVYDDRWNTVLGVHESFGTHQALNDHHFHYGYFVRAAAEICRVDPGWCTKDRWGLMVELLIRDFAAGRDDPQFPYLRYFDPALGFSWASGAANYLLGNNNESTSEAATAYGAVVLYGLVTEQPELVERGVYLHASTAAAFWEYWNDIDGYRERPAIYRNFPDAYDKLTTSIVWGAGHVFTTWFSEAHAHILGIQGLPLSPLVLHLGQYPDYLADYVALGLSESGNGKPSGLRDGHWRDIWWNIWAMTDADAALADMTETGFEYVPEEGETRAHTYQWVHAWTELGHLRSGAGQVTADYPAAVVFESGAQTTYLAYNFGNTERIVNFSDGVRLKVAPGAFGIRKVPSHGG from the coding sequence GTGTCACGGGCGAGAGTGGTATTCAGTGTGGTGGTGTTAGGCGTTGCGCTGGCGGGTTGCCAGCCACCGGGGGAGCATGGTGCCGGCTCGGTCAGTCTCAGCATTCAGCCGCAAAGCTACCAATGCCAGGAGGAGCGTGGCCAGGCCAGGCTGACCAGCGCCGGGGTGGTGAAAGCGCAGGTTCCCTCCTGTGGCGGTATGGTGCAGCCACTGCCGTTGCAGCCGAACGTCGTCGCTCCGGCGGCCCGAAAGCCCACCATGGCCCACCGCTGGTGGGGCAACGTCACCTTCTTTGGTGCTCATGCGGTGGATGACCCCGACGGCCCCGGGCACATTACCCCGGACCCGTTGATGGCAAGAATTACTGAGCGCGGGATGCGCCTGATGGGAATGCCCGCCGGTCTGGGGGTTCAGGAGAAGGGCGTTACTTACCCGGTGCCTGAGCCCCTGAGCGAGGTGTTCGATGGTATTGCCGTTGCCAATAGCCAGTTTGATCGCCTCGATGCCTATGTCAGGGACTACAGTGACGGCACCGTGTCTCTGGAGTGGCGCAATGGCCACCGCCCGGTGATGTCGGCGACGTTTGTACAAGGCTCCCCCTATGTGTACCTCAGTGTGTTTCGCGGCGACCTGCAGATTCGGACCCTGGAGCCGGACGGTGAGCGCAAAGGCATCTTCTATCGGCAAGGCAATACCCTGGGGCTCTGGACCGATGTGTCGGGGAACCGGAACCACTTTTTGCTGACCGGACACGGGACCACCGAGTTTACCGGGGTCAATGGGTCGGAGATCACTGCCGCCAGCCGCAATAGCCACTTTACCCTGACCTGGCTCCCGGCCCCGCAATCCGGCCCTTCGGCCGCCATGATTGGCGATTTTATCGCCCACGCCCGGCAGCCCGTGGATGAGGTTGAGGTGGACTACCGGGTCGATCCGGACAGCTACCGGGTGACCGTCTCCCATCAGTATCGATATCGGAGTGAGCCAGTAAAAACCCTGGCGGGACTTCAGCCGCTGCAATGGAAAAACAGTAAGCAAGCGCTTACCGACTACGAGGTGCGCAGTGCCCGGGGTGTCATGCGGTTTGCAGTGACGGGAAGCTTCGCGTACGAGCTGCCCTCTGTCGGTGTGCTTCCCGGGCTCCCCGCTGGGCTGGGTGACTATGACCCGCAGCGGCTGCGGGCACTGGTGCATGACTTTATGGCCCAGGACCCGCAGGACTGGAACCGGGCGACCGATACCTACTTTGCCGGTAAGAATTACGGCAAGGTGGCCGAGCTGGCGCTACTGGCCCGGGAAGAGGGGCTTGAGCCAGAGGCCAATCGTCTGATTGATTGGCTGAAATCCGAGCTGGAAGACTGGTTTACCGTCGATCCCGCCGAGCAGACCCGGTATTTTGTTTATGACGACCGATGGAATACGGTGCTGGGAGTACACGAGTCGTTCGGCACCCACCAGGCTCTGAATGATCACCACTTTCATTACGGCTACTTTGTCCGCGCCGCAGCGGAGATATGCCGGGTCGACCCGGGCTGGTGCACCAAAGACCGCTGGGGCCTCATGGTCGAGTTGTTGATCCGGGACTTCGCAGCGGGTCGTGACGACCCTCAGTTCCCCTACCTGCGGTATTTTGATCCCGCACTAGGCTTCTCCTGGGCATCGGGGGCCGCCAACTATCTGCTCGGAAATAACAATGAGTCGACCTCCGAGGCGGCCACGGCCTACGGCGCCGTGGTGTTGTACGGGCTGGTGACCGAACAGCCAGAGCTGGTGGAGCGGGGCGTGTACCTGCACGCCTCCACGGCCGCCGCCTTCTGGGAGTACTGGAATGACATTGACGGCTATCGCGAGCGCCCGGCGATCTACCGGAACTTCCCCGATGCCTACGACAAACTCACTACCTCCATTGTCTGGGGGGCCGGGCATGTGTTTACCACCTGGTTCAGCGAGGCTCATGCTCACATTCTGGGCATTCAGGGGCTGCCGCTCAGCCCATTGGTGCTTCACCTCGGGCAGTACCCGGATTACCTGGCTGACTATGTGGCTCTGGGGCTGAGTGAGTCCGGCAATGGCAAGCCTTCCGGTCTGAGGGATGGGCACTGGCGGGATATCTGGTGGAACATCTGGGCGATGACCGACGCCGATGCGGCACTGGCGGATATGACCGAGACCGGTTTTGAGTATGTGCCGGAGGAGGGCGAAACCCGGGCCCATACCTATCAGTGGGTACACGCCTGGACGGAGTTGGGGCATCTGCGCTCGGGGGCCGGCCAGGTGACGGCCGATTATCCGGCCGCCGTGGTTTTCGAGTCGGGCGCGCAGACGACCTATCTGGCCTATAACTTTGGCAATACGGAGCGGATTGTAAACTTCTCGGACGGGGTTCGGCTGAAGGTCGCCCCGGGGGCGTTCGGTATCCGGAAAGTGCCGTCACACGGGGGCTGA
- a CDS encoding RNA polymerase sigma factor has protein sequence MDSNDDTLVALIGRCAINDQRALKELFERLGGYLNTVAYRIVGSEALSQEVLQDAFVQIWQNAARYRPDIARPVTWITSIVRYRALDALRREQKHLAHRSQPERDNDPLESVAAVGDLEQGVQQSEIRRFLTQCFASLNERMQNAIALAYLEGWSREELAQHFATNTNTIKSWLHRGAERLRRCLEARIGQ, from the coding sequence ATGGACTCAAACGACGACACTCTGGTGGCGCTGATCGGCCGCTGCGCCATCAATGATCAACGGGCACTGAAAGAGCTGTTCGAACGCCTCGGCGGCTACCTGAACACCGTCGCCTACCGCATCGTGGGTTCGGAGGCGCTCAGCCAGGAGGTGCTCCAGGACGCCTTTGTGCAGATATGGCAAAACGCCGCCCGCTACCGCCCCGATATCGCCCGCCCGGTCACCTGGATCACCAGTATTGTCCGCTACCGGGCACTGGATGCATTACGCCGGGAGCAAAAACACCTGGCCCACCGGTCGCAACCTGAGCGGGATAACGATCCCCTGGAGTCCGTTGCGGCTGTCGGTGACCTGGAGCAGGGGGTCCAGCAGTCAGAAATCCGGCGCTTTCTGACTCAGTGCTTCGCCAGCCTTAACGAGCGAATGCAGAACGCCATTGCCCTGGCTTACCTTGAAGGCTGGTCCCGGGAAGAATTGGCCCAGCACTTTGCCACCAATACCAACACCATCAAGTCCTGGCTACACCGGGGCGCAGAGAGATTACGGCGATGCCTGGAAGCACGAATCGGACAGTAG
- a CDS encoding anti-sigma factor has translation MPGSTNRTVEPSTRAFEYALGTLRGSERRAFERAMARDPALAREVHDWEEQLMALQDPHADRPPAPGTWERIEQRLAGSRQRPRRKHTFLSSWGWGGAVAALLLVLALPILLIWKTGAPQVPNSDYVAVLADTEGQPTLTALTLQGGETLWLQWDEYPQTEGSLQLWAVSRRDGQARSLAVFDSAERRTLALDQAARRLITDAEYLLLTEEPPGGSPLDEPSDRTLARGACVRLSTS, from the coding sequence ATGCCTGGAAGCACGAATCGGACAGTAGAGCCCAGCACGCGTGCCTTCGAGTACGCACTGGGCACCTTACGAGGCAGCGAACGCCGGGCCTTCGAGCGGGCCATGGCTCGGGACCCGGCGCTCGCCCGTGAGGTTCACGACTGGGAGGAGCAACTGATGGCCCTGCAGGATCCCCATGCGGATCGCCCCCCGGCGCCCGGCACCTGGGAGCGGATTGAGCAGCGTCTCGCCGGCAGCCGGCAGCGACCGCGCCGCAAGCACACCTTTCTGTCGAGTTGGGGCTGGGGTGGAGCGGTCGCCGCGCTGCTGTTGGTACTCGCTCTCCCAATACTACTCATATGGAAAACCGGCGCCCCGCAAGTACCCAACAGCGATTATGTCGCCGTTCTGGCCGACACCGAAGGCCAGCCGACGCTCACCGCACTGACGCTCCAGGGGGGTGAAACCCTTTGGCTGCAATGGGACGAGTATCCGCAGACTGAGGGCAGTCTGCAGCTGTGGGCTGTGTCCCGGCGGGACGGCCAGGCCCGCTCCCTGGCGGTTTTTGACAGTGCCGAGCGGCGCACTCTGGCTCTGGACCAGGCAGCCCGGCGCCTGATCACCGACGCCGAGTACCTGTTGCTCACTGAGGAGCCGCCCGGCGGCTCGCCCCTGGACGAACCCAGTGACCGGACGCTGGCAAGAGGTGCCTGCGTGCGCCTGTCGACGAGCTAG
- a CDS encoding leucine-rich repeat domain-containing protein, with product MFTRHCAVLLLSLAVDPLLWADDAPVPDPAFNRCVKTLMAEHGWSSPAEVTAIECHGAGIEQIGDLSAFTALEKLSLYDNRLEQAQLSGLPHLKHLNLARNHLKQVSIRELPRLEELYLFRNQLGTLTLQNLKALKVLRANSNRMQRFEYETLPALEKIYLFDNEMEHIDIHHLPGMRYMDVRENPMPDPLYEEMDRMTQVTILHDGNADDW from the coding sequence ATGTTTACACGCCACTGCGCGGTTTTGCTGTTAAGCCTCGCCGTCGACCCGCTGTTGTGGGCCGACGACGCCCCTGTGCCCGACCCCGCGTTCAACCGCTGTGTGAAGACGCTGATGGCGGAGCACGGCTGGTCCTCGCCCGCCGAAGTCACGGCGATCGAGTGTCACGGCGCGGGTATTGAACAGATCGGCGATCTGTCAGCCTTCACCGCCCTGGAAAAACTGTCACTTTATGACAACCGCCTTGAGCAGGCCCAGCTATCCGGCCTGCCCCACCTGAAACACCTCAATCTGGCCCGCAACCACCTCAAACAGGTTTCGATCCGTGAACTGCCCCGACTGGAAGAGCTGTATCTGTTTCGCAACCAACTCGGAACCCTGACATTGCAAAACCTGAAGGCACTGAAGGTGCTGCGGGCCAATTCCAACCGCATGCAGCGATTCGAGTACGAAACACTGCCCGCGCTGGAAAAGATCTACCTGTTCGACAACGAGATGGAACACATCGACATCCATCATCTGCCGGGCATGCGTTATATGGATGTGCGGGAAAATCCCATGCCGGATCCACTGTACGAGGAGATGGACCGGATGACCCAGGTCACCATTCTGCATGACGGTAATGCCGATGACTGGTAA
- a CDS encoding TonB-dependent receptor, which yields MSLLGKHNLLGLSLAGLLAPSAGADHAPGELATEEVRVWGERGRGSEHQTTGPSHTIGPEDIRGINITTTEDLVKFEPSLVVRRRFIGDANGTLGIRGSNMFQTARSMVFADGVPLHYLLESRWSGSPRWTLVSASEIAQVELLYGPFSAEYSGNAMGGVINIETAIPESRRIRIDGSVFSQGFDAYGFDDSLNGYKGFASYGDRFGDLSVYLSYNHLDNEAQPQSYYYGGGTNNPTPQPVSGAIRGLDSEGNERLFFGDTGVINTTTDNLKLKLGYDWTHWSTLLNVAYEDRLSRTDDANSYVTDTNGDLVWGGDLVQNGAAFSMPASRLNVSAMERDTLSTGWRLQGDLTEDVSLETSLSHFTILRDESRASAVNPAHPEASPAGQVSDYGDTGWRTAEVKLRAENWLTEGLSLVTGARTEAYELNLNVYDSDDYRAGEKTEATSRSGGETRIDAFYAQAAWQFHPRWDSTLGLRYEDWRSDNGYFSNDQPDTPALDLTPVPDNSRQRVSPKFSLGFTPNNDWQLRYSLARAYRFPIVEELFSQYQAYNAVSEANPELKPEDGVHHNLMLERHLTNGLMRLNLFQENVKDVIESQTELLPGGGSVRTFVPIDEVETWGAEWIADLQGLWHPQLDWRFNLTYTRSEVTDNEPNPDLEGNTFPRMPRWRGNLLASYHLSADWQVNANIQYASDSFGSLDNSDTEKGVYGAQDGYIFIGLKTRYQLDDHWGFSLGLDNVTDERAYVAHPWPGRTVYASFSYDWH from the coding sequence ATGTCATTGTTGGGAAAGCATAACCTCCTGGGGCTGAGTCTGGCGGGGCTACTGGCACCGTCTGCCGGCGCGGATCATGCGCCGGGGGAACTGGCCACGGAGGAGGTGCGGGTCTGGGGTGAGCGAGGGCGCGGCAGCGAACACCAGACCACCGGCCCAAGCCACACCATTGGCCCGGAGGATATCCGGGGTATCAATATCACCACCACCGAGGACCTGGTGAAATTCGAACCCAGCCTGGTGGTGCGGCGCCGGTTTATCGGCGACGCCAACGGCACCCTGGGCATACGCGGCTCCAACATGTTCCAGACCGCCCGCTCGATGGTCTTTGCCGACGGTGTTCCGCTGCACTACCTGCTGGAGTCGCGCTGGAGCGGCTCGCCCCGCTGGACCCTGGTGTCCGCCAGCGAGATCGCCCAGGTGGAGTTGCTCTACGGCCCCTTTTCCGCGGAGTACAGCGGCAACGCTATGGGCGGGGTGATCAACATTGAAACCGCCATCCCCGAATCCCGCCGCATCCGCATCGACGGCAGTGTTTTCTCCCAGGGTTTCGACGCCTACGGGTTTGACGATTCCCTGAACGGCTACAAAGGTTTTGCCTCCTATGGCGACCGCTTCGGCGATCTGAGCGTTTATCTGTCCTACAACCACCTGGACAATGAGGCCCAGCCCCAGTCCTATTACTACGGCGGCGGCACCAATAATCCCACGCCCCAGCCGGTCAGCGGCGCCATCCGGGGGTTGGACAGTGAGGGCAACGAGCGACTGTTTTTCGGGGACACCGGGGTGATCAACACCACCACCGACAACCTCAAGCTCAAGCTCGGCTACGATTGGACACACTGGTCCACCCTGCTCAATGTGGCTTATGAGGATCGCCTGTCCCGCACCGACGATGCCAACAGCTATGTGACCGATACCAATGGCGACCTCGTCTGGGGTGGCGACCTGGTGCAGAACGGCGCCGCCTTCTCCATGCCCGCCTCGCGCCTGAACGTCAGCGCCATGGAGCGGGATACCCTGTCCACCGGCTGGCGTCTGCAGGGTGACCTGACAGAAGACGTCTCCCTGGAAACCAGCCTGAGTCATTTCACCATCCTGCGGGATGAAAGCCGGGCGTCGGCGGTCAACCCGGCGCACCCCGAGGCCTCGCCCGCCGGCCAGGTCAGCGACTACGGCGATACCGGCTGGCGGACAGCAGAAGTCAAACTGCGCGCGGAAAACTGGCTGACCGAAGGCCTGTCCCTGGTGACCGGCGCCCGCACCGAAGCCTACGAATTGAACCTCAATGTTTACGACTCCGACGATTACCGCGCGGGCGAGAAAACCGAAGCCACCAGCCGCAGCGGGGGAGAAACCCGCATCGACGCCTTCTACGCCCAGGCCGCCTGGCAGTTCCATCCCCGATGGGATAGTACATTGGGATTGCGCTACGAAGACTGGCGAAGTGACAACGGCTATTTCTCCAACGACCAGCCCGACACCCCGGCGTTGGATCTCACTCCGGTGCCGGACAACAGCCGTCAGCGCGTATCGCCCAAGTTTTCCCTCGGGTTCACGCCGAACAACGACTGGCAACTGCGCTACTCTCTAGCCCGGGCCTATCGCTTCCCCATCGTGGAGGAATTGTTCAGCCAGTACCAAGCGTACAACGCGGTCAGTGAAGCCAACCCGGAACTGAAACCGGAGGACGGCGTGCACCACAACCTGATGCTGGAGCGGCACCTGACCAACGGCCTGATGCGCCTCAACCTGTTCCAGGAAAACGTGAAGGACGTGATCGAATCCCAGACAGAACTGTTGCCGGGCGGAGGCTCGGTGCGCACCTTCGTGCCCATCGACGAAGTGGAAACCTGGGGCGCCGAGTGGATCGCAGACCTGCAGGGTCTCTGGCACCCACAACTGGATTGGCGTTTCAACCTTACCTACACCCGCTCGGAAGTCACCGACAACGAACCTAACCCGGACCTCGAGGGCAACACCTTTCCACGCATGCCGCGCTGGCGTGGCAACCTGCTTGCCAGTTATCACCTGAGCGCCGACTGGCAGGTAAACGCCAATATCCAATACGCCAGCGACAGCTTCGGTAGCCTGGACAACAGCGACACTGAGAAGGGTGTCTACGGTGCCCAGGACGGCTACATCTTTATTGGCC